Genomic DNA from Kiritimatiellia bacterium:
TCAACAACTCCTGGCCGTCCTCGCCGCGGACCACGCCCTCCGCCAGGCAAAGCCGTGAACTCGCGCGGGTCACCCAGCCCTCGACCCGCACCTTCTGCCCCACCCCGATGGGCGCCTTCAGGCGGGTGGTCAGCTCCGCGGCCACGCAGACCTTCCGGGTGGCGACGATGGCCGCCCAGGTCATGACCTCGTCGAGAAGCGTGGCGGCGATCCCGCCATGCACGATGTGCCGGTACCCGACGTCCTCCCGGCGCGTCGTGTAGTCGAGGATCACGCGCCCGCGCTCCAGCCGGGAGCGCCGGCGCAGGCCGTGCGGATTCTCCTCGCCGCACACGAAGCAGGACTTGGTCCAGGGCAGCCAGCCGTCTTTCATGCCGTTTCCAATGTTTGGAAAAAACCGTCTGATTTTTTCCAAACATTGGAAAAAACGCGAGAGATTTTTCCAATCATTGGAAAAAACTCGGCGGGATTTTCCAATGATTGGAAAATCCCGCCCGCCCCCCGCGCGGCCCGCCGGGTCAGTACTTCACCGAGCAGCCGTAGGGCGCCGTGACCTTTTTCTCGACCGGCTGCCCGGCGCGCGCGGCGTCCAGCGTGACCTGCACGTAGTTGACCGCGCCCGGGATGTCCGCCGGATCGGTCGAGGGCACGCTGTCGATCGCGCCCTGGTAGATCAGCTTGCCGTCCGGATCAATGATGAAAATATGAGGAGTCGTCTTGGCGCCGTACAGGCGGCCCACCTTGCCGTCTGGATCCAGCAGGACCGCCGTGGCGGCACCCTTCCGCTCCAGCGCCATAGCTGCCATCTGTTCCGCCGCGTAGTGGCCCTGCTTGCCCGGCGCCGAGGAGCAGATCGCGAGCCACGCGACGCCCTCGTCCGTGTACTTCTTCTGCAGCGCCTGCATGTGGCCGCCGCCGTAGTGCTTCTTCACGAACGGGCAATCGTAGTTGAACCATTCCAGCACCACGTATTTCCCGCGGAAGGAGGACAATGCATGGGTCGCGCCGGTTACATCCGCGAGCGAAAAGTCCGGCGCGGACGTGTCCGGACCGATCTCCGCCCAGACAATAAGGGCCAGGCCCACGACCAGGAGAATGACCGCGATCAAGGCATACTGCTTCATGGTACGGCTCCTTCTGTTTGCGTTTCCGTTTCCACGGGAATATCCACAGCAAGGCTCGTGCCACCCGCCGCCAGGATCCCCGTGATCCGTTCCGGGAAGGATTCCGCGAGGGGCGACAGGCCCAGCCGGATTTCCGGCAGGGCCTGCGGCACGGAGGCGGTGGCATAGTCGAACACGTTGGGCAAAGCCGGGAAGAAGGTTCCGCTGGCCCCGGCGGCTAAGCCGGCCGGGGGTTGTGCATGCAGGCTCACTTCCGTGCCCCGGCGAAAGGCCCGCAGGGTCCAGCCCTCGGGCTCCGCGGGCAGGCGCGCCCGCGCCTCGGCCATCACGCGCTCGGCTTCATCGCCGGCTCCGGCGGCGCCGTCCAGCCGCACGAAAAGGCTGGCGGTTTCCGGCAGGCAAAGATCGTTGCACACGAGCCAGGTGATCTTCAAGCCGATGTCCGCCGCGCCGCCGGGCCAGGAGACCGCCGCGGTCATCGGCGCCAGGAACGTCACTTCGTCCTCGAACCCGAAACTGACCAGCCCCTCGGACTCGAATCGCTTCGGGGCGGGCATTCGGAGTTCGCCGGCGGAGAGGCCCTCGGGGAGCGTCCAGGTCAGGCGGGGCTTCATGCCGGTGTCGCCGGGATTCAGCCAGTAGGTGTGCCAGCCCGGATCCAGGCGAATCTTCACCGCCAACCATACCGTCTCGCCGGGCCGGATCGCGGACGGCTCCGCCCACAGTTCCGCTTCGCTGTACCGCGCGCGGACGGGCGCGGCTGCCACCGAACGGATTCCCGCCAGCAGAAGCAACCACGAAACTATTGTCCGCACTCGAGTCATGTCCAAAACAAAACCCACTTTTCCCGAAAGTCAAACGCTCCACCGCTTTTACGAATCTCTTGTTTAACCCGGGCGCGTGTTTCCGTATAGTGGCGCGGGTTTACGGGGATCCGCGCATGGCGAAAAAATCGAGCTGGAAAGAAACGCTGGCGGGGTTGGCCGTCCTCGGGGTGCTGATCGGCATCGGGACGGGAGTCTACCTCGAGCAGTTCCGGTTTCATCCAGCCGTCCAGGCGCAGGCTTATCCCGATTTCCAGCGCCCGTCTGTCCCGCCGCCCCCCCCACCCGCGCCGCCGTCCCGCGTGAATCCGCCGGACGGCCTGGCCGCGCTCGGCCCCCCGGAGTTCTTCGATCCGGACACGCTGTACGAGAAGATCAACGGCCGCGCCGAACTATACCTGCCGGCCGGGTTCCAGTCGCTCGAGTGCCGCCGGATCGGGAAGCCCGACGACCCGGAGGGCGCCCTCGAGGTGTTCCTGTACGACATGGGTTCGCCCCGCGCGGCGTACTCGGTCTTCAGTCTCCAACAGCGGGAGGAGGCCGAGCCGCGCGACTTCACCCGGTTCGCCTACCTGGCCGAGAACGCGCTGTTTTTCTGCCACGGGCGCTACTACGCGGAGATCATCGCGGGATCGGACAGCGAATCCGTCCGCGCCGACCTGCGCGCCGCCGCCGCCCGCCTCGTGGCGGACCTCCCGGCCGAGCCCGCCGACCTGCCGGAACTCGCGCTGCTGCCGGAGGCCCACCGGCTCGCGGGCCATCCGCGGCTGTACCTGGCGGACGGGCTGGGCTTCCCGGGGCTCGATAACCTTTTCGTCGCCGACTACCAGGTCGGAGAGTTCCAGGCGTCGGTGTTCGTCTGCGCCCGCGCAAGTGAGACGGACGCCCGGGAACTGGCGCGGGCCTACGAGAAGGCCGTGCTCGAAGACGGCGCGGTGCCGGAACCCGCGATTCCGGAACTGCCGGAAGCGCGCCTGATCAGCGTGTACGGCACGTGGCAGGTCCTGCTCCCGCGCGGCCGGTATTTCGCGGGCGTGTACCAGGCCGGCGACCGCTTGACCGCGGAGCAACTGGCGCTCCTGCTCGACCGCCAACTGGAGGAGGCCGCGCGATGACGAAGGAGCCCCTCGATCCGCGCCGGCGCGATTTCCTGGCGCGCGGCCTGAAGGCGGCGGCCGCCATCGCCGTCACGGGCGCGGTGGGCCACAGCTTCGGGTGGCGCGCCGGCGGAGGCCGCCGCGAAGACGCCGGCGAGTGGAGCGTGCCGGATTTCTCCAAGCCGGGCCTCGAGCCGCGCCTGGGCATCGTGACCGGCCCGGACCGCGTGAGCAACCTCCGCCGGGCGATGGAAGCCCTGGGCGGCTGGAACTCCTTCGTGGGCCCGGGCGACGCCGTGCTGCTGAAGGTCAACGCCGCGTTCGCCTCGCCGCCGTCGCTCGGGGCCACCACGCATCCCGATCTCGTCGCCGAGGCCGTGGCGCAGTGCCGTCGCGCGGGCGCCGCCCGGGTGGTGGTGACGGACCATCCCATCAACGAGCCCGAATCGTGTTTTGAATGGACCGGCATCGGCGCGGCGGCCCGCGCGGCCGGGGCGGAGGTCTGGATCCCGCGCGAACGGGACTTCGCGCCGGTGACGCTCCGGGGAGGACGCCTGATCCGGCGCTGGCCGTTCCTCCGGGCGCCTTTCGAGGGCATCCACCGCCTGATCGGGCTGGCCCCGGTAAAGGACCACTTCCGGAGCGGCGCGAGCATGACGCTGAAGAACTGGTACGGCCTGCTGGGCGGCAAGCGCAGCGTGTTTCACCAGGACATCCACGCGCTCATCGCCGAACTCGCGCAACTGGTCCGCCCCACGCTGGTCATCCTCGACGGCGCCACGACCATGGTCCGCAACGGCCCGACCGGCGGGTCGCTCTCGGACCTGAAGCCCACGCAGACGATGATCGCCGGCACGGACCCGGTGGCCGCGGATGCCTTCGGCGCCACGCTGCTGGGGCGGCAGGCCGCGGACCTTCCCCATCTCGTGCGCGCGGCGGCGGCGGGGGCGGGAACCGCCAGCTACGAGTTGCTCAATCCCATTCGAATCCAGGCGGGACCTTCATGAAGATCACGTGGGTGCGGCGAATCAGCCAGGCGTTTTTCCTCCTGCTTTTCCTGTGGTTCTGCATTACGGCCACCGTCGGGACGGATTGGTGGAAGCTCCGGGGCTGGCCGGTCAACTGGTTCCTTCAACTGAACCCCCTCGTTGCGCTCGGACACATCCTCGCCACGGGCTCGCTGCATCCGGGCATGGAATGGGCCATGCTCACGATCGTCCTGACGGTGATCCTCGGCCGGTTCTTCTGCGGCTGGGTCTGTCCGTTCGGCACGCTGCACCAGGCGATCGGGTGGCTGGGCCAGCGCCGAGCGTCCCCGGCGGCGAAGGCCTTGCGACGCGCCTTCCGGCCGGCGCAGCGGATCAAGTACTACCTGCTGGCCTTCCTGCTGGCCGCGGCCGGGCTCGGGCTCCTGGGCATGCTGAACCGGGCCTTTGCCGCCGGCACCCTCCAAACGGGATGGTTAGATCCCCTGTCCTTCATGCATCGCGCCGTGAATCTCGTGCTGCTGCCCCTGGCCGACCGCGGGGTGCGCGTGCTGTGGATCGGCGCGCGGGTCTATCGCGGCGCGGCGCTCATCGGTGGGCTGTTCCTCGCCGCGCTGCTGGTCAACCTGTGGATTCCACGCTTCTACTGCCGCTACCTCTGCCCGTTGGGCGCCTTGTATGGAGTCCTGGGCCGGTTCGCCCTGTGGCGCATCGGCAAGAAGCAGGACGCCTGCTCGAACTGCCTTCAGTGCGAGACCGATTGCGAGGGCGCCTGCCAGCCGGCCGGCCGTATCCGCAGCCACGAGTGCGTGCTCTGCATGAACTGCCTGCACACATGCCCGGACGACCTTGTCGGCTACCGGACGGCGCGCTCGGCCTCGGGCGAACGCGCGGGGCCGGACCTCACGCGGCGCGGTGTCATCGCCTCCCTGCTCGCGGGCTTTGCCATCGGCCCCCTGGGCCGGCTGGCCGGCCGGCGCGATCCCCGTCTGATCCGCCCGCCCGGCGCCCGGACCGAGCGCGATTTTCTGTCCCGCTGCATCCGGTGCGGCCAGTGCATGCGCGCCTGCCCGACGAACATCCTGCACCCCGCGCTGACCGAGGCCGGCCTCGAAGGGTTCGGCACGCCCGTGGCCCATTTCAGCATCGGAACCGGCGGCTGCCAGCTCCGGTGCGTGGCCTGCGGCCAGCTCTGCCCCACGGGCGCCATCCGGCCGTTGAGCCTGGACGAGAAGCTGGGGCGCGGCGTGTTCGGCAACAAGGGTCCCGTGAAGTTGGGAACCGCCTTCGTGGACCGAGGACGCTGCCTGCCGTGGGCCATGAACCGGCCCTGCATCGTCTGCCAGGAGAATTGCCCGGTCAGCCCCAAGGCCATCAGCATCCAGGAAATTTTCGAATCCCTCCCCGGCAGTTTCCGGACGGCGGCCCGGGCCGACCAGCTCACCGTGTTTTTCGAGGACGCCGCGCCCGCGCCGACGGTCCGCCTTTCGGACGACCTGTACTGCCGGATCGTCGGCGATTCCGACAGCGAGCCGCGCCGGGTCGTGGAATGCGGGCCCGGGCAGTGGGGCATTGACCCCAACCATCCCTGGAATGTACCGCCGCCCAAGGGCGTCGGCGCGGAACTCCTCGTGCGCCTGCAGCGCCCGGTCGTGGATCCGGCCCTGTGCATCGGGTGCGGCGTCTGCGAAAGCGTGTGTCCCCTCCCCTCGCTCCGCGCCATCCGCGTGAGTGCCGACGGCGAAAGCCGCGAGCCCGAAGCCGGTTTTTTGCTGTAACGGTCTATCCCCGGCGCGCCGGCGCGGGTATGAATGAACCGCAAGGCACGGGAGAGACCATGCAAAGCGACACGAGATTTCTTGAACACCGCCGGAAGCTGGCCTCCTCCTGGAAAATCGTGGCCTGGATGATGCTGGCCGGCATCGCGGCGCTGGCGGCCTGGCTTTTCTTCTCTGTCCCCTGGCTGGCCAATCCCCTTTTCGTCGCGCGCCGGATCTCCGCCGGGGACATGGAGCGCCCCACGCTGGAACTGATGGCGGCCGTGCTGCCGATCACCATTTTGATCCTGCTGGGACTGATCGCGGCGATGATCGGACTGGGGTTCGCGATCTTCGCCAACGAAAAACGATACCAGCGGATCATCCGCGAACTGGAGGCCCGTTTGCGCCATGACACCTGATGCCGAAGCCATCACGCGCCGGTCTTTCCTCCGGACCCTGACGCTGGCGGGCACCTGTCCCTGGCTTCCCCGCGCCGTCCTGGCGGAAACCGCCTCCGCCCTGATCCCCCTGCGCCCGCTCGGGCGGTCCGGCATAGAGGTTTGTTCGCTCTGCCTGGGCGGGATCTTCGATGTCCCGGCCAACCAGCACATCCTGCACCGCGCCCTGCAACTGGGCGTCACCTGCTGGGACACGGCGGACTGCTACCAGGGCGGCCGCAGCGAGACCGGGTTCGGGCAATTTCTCGAGCGGCAACCGGAGGCCCGGAAGAAGGTGTTCTTGATCAGCAAGTCCGATGCGCGCGACCCGGAGGGCCTGACGCGCCTGCTGAACCGATCGCTCGAGCGGCTGCGCACAGATTATCTCGATCTTTACCTTATCCACGACCTGCGCCATGCAGACGAAATGAACGGAGACATGCAACACTGGGCCGAGGCGGAAAAACGGGCCGGCCGGATACGCCTTTTCGGGTTCAGTACGCACCGAAACATGGAGCAGCATGTACGGGAGGGGGCGAAGCTCGGTTGGATCGACGCCATCATGACCTCCTGCAATTTCCGGCTGCTCCAGCAGGACGGCATGAAGCAGGCGCTGGAGCAGTGCCGGGCGGCGGGCGTCGGGGTGATCGCCATGAAAACCCAGGGTGGCGGGCCGGTGCTTGAGGGGGCCGACGGCGACATGGCCAGCCAGTTCCGCGGGAGGGGCTTCACCGCGGCGCAGGCCAAGCTGAAGGCCGTCTGGGAACAGCCCTCGATCGCCACCATCTGCTCGCAAATGCACGTGATGCGCAACCTGGAGGAAAACGCGGCGGCGGCGATGGACCGGCAATCCCTGTCCCGGACCGACCGCGAGCGCTTGTCCCACTTTGCGCGGGCCACCTGCTCCGGTTACTGCGCGGGCTGCGAAGACCTCTGCGGCGCGGCGCTGAAGGGCCGCGTGCCCGTGGCCGACGTGATGCGAAGCCTGATGTACGCCCGGGCCTACGGGGACATCGAACGCGCGCGCGAATGCTATGGCGCCATCCCCGCCGCCGCCCGCACACAGCTTCTTTCAATGGACTTCACCGCGGCCGAGCGCCGATGCCCGCAAGGCCTGCCTCTCACGCGCCTCGCGCGCGAAGCCGCCGCCCTGCTGGCCTGACAAAAGCTGTACGGGCCCACCTGATTCACCTGCGGCGCAAGGCCGCAGGGGTCTATGCACATGGAGCCCAGCCTATCCGCGCAGCTTGGCCGCGATCTGCGCGACATGGCGGCCCTGGAACCGGGCTATGGCCAGTTCATTTTCACTCGGCGAACGCGAACCGTCTCCGCCGGCGATGGTGCTCGCGCCGTACGGCGTGCCGCCGCTGATCTCCTGCATGTTCAGCAACCGCGGCTCGGCGTACGGGACGCCCACGACGATCATACCATGGTGAAAGAGCGTGGTGTGGAAGCTCGTGATCGTGGTTTCCTGGCCGCCGTGCTGCGTCGCCGTGCTGACGAAGACGCTGCCAACCTTGCCGACCAACGCGCCCTTCATCCACAAACCCCCGGTCTGGTCGAGGAAGTTGCGCATCTGCGCGCTCATGTTGCCGAACCGCGTCGGCGTGCCGAAGATCACAGCGTCCGCCTCCGCCAGTTGATCCGGCTGGATGACCGGCACGCGGGCGAAGGCCTGGCGCGCCGCCTTGGCGCCGCTCTTCACCAGCGCCGCGTCAGGCATCAACTCCGGCACCTGGAACAACTTGACCTCGGCACCCGAAACTTCCTTTGCCCCGGCCGCCACCGCCTCGGCCATCTTGTACACATGACCATAGGTGCTATAGAACACCACATATACTTTCGCGCTCATGGATCTCCTTTCGTCCGTCCCGGACAGGCCCCA
This window encodes:
- a CDS encoding PaaI family thioesterase gives rise to the protein MKDGWLPWTKSCFVCGEENPHGLRRRSRLERGRVILDYTTRREDVGYRHIVHGGIAATLLDEVMTWAAIVATRKVCVAAELTTRLKAPIGVGQKVRVEGWVTRASSRLCLAEGVVRGEDGQELLTASGKYMPMPAGMASLSEKDFVHSPDTLNPLELVGPG
- a CDS encoding thioredoxin family protein, with amino-acid sequence MKQYALIAVILLVVGLALIVWAEIGPDTSAPDFSLADVTGATHALSSFRGKYVVLEWFNYDCPFVKKHYGGGHMQALQKKYTDEGVAWLAICSSAPGKQGHYAAEQMAAMALERKGAATAVLLDPDGKVGRLYGAKTTPHIFIIDPDGKLIYQGAIDSVPSTDPADIPGAVNYVQVTLDAARAGQPVEKKVTAPYGCSVKY
- a CDS encoding DUF362 domain-containing protein; amino-acid sequence: MTKEPLDPRRRDFLARGLKAAAAIAVTGAVGHSFGWRAGGGRREDAGEWSVPDFSKPGLEPRLGIVTGPDRVSNLRRAMEALGGWNSFVGPGDAVLLKVNAAFASPPSLGATTHPDLVAEAVAQCRRAGAARVVVTDHPINEPESCFEWTGIGAAARAAGAEVWIPRERDFAPVTLRGGRLIRRWPFLRAPFEGIHRLIGLAPVKDHFRSGASMTLKNWYGLLGGKRSVFHQDIHALIAELAQLVRPTLVILDGATTMVRNGPTGGSLSDLKPTQTMIAGTDPVAADAFGATLLGRQAADLPHLVRAAAAGAGTASYELLNPIRIQAGPS
- a CDS encoding 4Fe-4S dicluster domain-containing protein, with protein sequence MKITWVRRISQAFFLLLFLWFCITATVGTDWWKLRGWPVNWFLQLNPLVALGHILATGSLHPGMEWAMLTIVLTVILGRFFCGWVCPFGTLHQAIGWLGQRRASPAAKALRRAFRPAQRIKYYLLAFLLAAAGLGLLGMLNRAFAAGTLQTGWLDPLSFMHRAVNLVLLPLADRGVRVLWIGARVYRGAALIGGLFLAALLVNLWIPRFYCRYLCPLGALYGVLGRFALWRIGKKQDACSNCLQCETDCEGACQPAGRIRSHECVLCMNCLHTCPDDLVGYRTARSASGERAGPDLTRRGVIASLLAGFAIGPLGRLAGRRDPRLIRPPGARTERDFLSRCIRCGQCMRACPTNILHPALTEAGLEGFGTPVAHFSIGTGGCQLRCVACGQLCPTGAIRPLSLDEKLGRGVFGNKGPVKLGTAFVDRGRCLPWAMNRPCIVCQENCPVSPKAISIQEIFESLPGSFRTAARADQLTVFFEDAAPAPTVRLSDDLYCRIVGDSDSEPRRVVECGPGQWGIDPNHPWNVPPPKGVGAELLVRLQRPVVDPALCIGCGVCESVCPLPSLRAIRVSADGESREPEAGFLL
- a CDS encoding aldo/keto reductase, which encodes MTPDAEAITRRSFLRTLTLAGTCPWLPRAVLAETASALIPLRPLGRSGIEVCSLCLGGIFDVPANQHILHRALQLGVTCWDTADCYQGGRSETGFGQFLERQPEARKKVFLISKSDARDPEGLTRLLNRSLERLRTDYLDLYLIHDLRHADEMNGDMQHWAEAEKRAGRIRLFGFSTHRNMEQHVREGAKLGWIDAIMTSCNFRLLQQDGMKQALEQCRAAGVGVIAMKTQGGGPVLEGADGDMASQFRGRGFTAAQAKLKAVWEQPSIATICSQMHVMRNLEENAAAAMDRQSLSRTDRERLSHFARATCSGYCAGCEDLCGAALKGRVPVADVMRSLMYARAYGDIERARECYGAIPAAARTQLLSMDFTAAERRCPQGLPLTRLAREAAALLA
- the wrbA gene encoding NAD(P)H:quinone oxidoreductase; translated protein: MSAKVYVVFYSTYGHVYKMAEAVAAGAKEVSGAEVKLFQVPELMPDAALVKSGAKAARQAFARVPVIQPDQLAEADAVIFGTPTRFGNMSAQMRNFLDQTGGLWMKGALVGKVGSVFVSTATQHGGQETTITSFHTTLFHHGMIVVGVPYAEPRLLNMQEISGGTPYGASTIAGGDGSRSPSENELAIARFQGRHVAQIAAKLRG